A single region of the bacterium genome encodes:
- a CDS encoding M28 family peptidase gives MSKKLKLYRGSGMFGSDHAYFVEQGIPAFYVSSTGDHPFYHRFEDDPSTLNVEALQVVGERCVELLTVLADAPGSLLFSGNRSGCFFYLFGDQIDFSFQPATTLAKADSLRDRAIPAAVRCVVYPLPATADEHDLFAAYDVLEHQILKGSKLLRFKNSASFDEAASGAKLCAAIALNGSESLHQNTARARLLCRAGVNWLCLRSSQDPVFDGRGLSSWGRTLLQTWAEESGVVETTLADSCQLSALLAFDSAKLLLRLTPAQAMDLQDFLAQRLVKKQSLLILETTPDQPVEPVWQLYDCLPTGQLHVAFAKTLSTADEGKYQWVQKLYKARLSQHGVAKTYTAMTQVMADNIKNFIGK, from the coding sequence GTGAGCAAAAAACTGAAACTCTATCGCGGCAGCGGCATGTTCGGCTCAGATCATGCCTATTTTGTCGAACAGGGCATTCCGGCTTTTTATGTTTCCTCCACAGGAGATCATCCGTTTTATCATCGGTTTGAAGATGATCCCTCAACTCTCAATGTCGAGGCGCTGCAGGTCGTGGGGGAGCGCTGTGTGGAACTTTTAACCGTGCTGGCTGATGCGCCCGGCTCCCTGTTGTTCAGCGGAAATCGCAGCGGCTGTTTTTTTTATCTGTTCGGCGATCAGATCGATTTTTCCTTTCAGCCGGCGACCACTTTGGCCAAAGCAGATTCTCTGCGTGATCGCGCCATCCCTGCGGCAGTGCGCTGTGTGGTTTACCCGCTGCCCGCAACAGCGGATGAACATGATCTTTTCGCCGCTTATGACGTTCTGGAGCACCAAATTCTCAAAGGATCAAAGCTGCTCCGCTTTAAAAACAGCGCCAGTTTCGATGAAGCGGCGTCCGGCGCCAAGCTGTGTGCCGCCATCGCTCTCAACGGATCAGAATCGCTGCATCAAAATACCGCTCGCGCCCGCTTGCTCTGCCGCGCCGGCGTTAATTGGCTGTGCCTCCGGTCATCGCAGGATCCTGTATTCGACGGCAGGGGTCTCAGCAGCTGGGGTCGAACGCTGCTGCAGACTTGGGCAGAGGAAAGCGGCGTCGTGGAGACCACGCTCGCCGACAGCTGCCAACTCTCCGCCCTGTTGGCCTTTGACTCCGCCAAACTATTGCTGCGGCTTACGCCGGCACAGGCAATGGATCTGCAGGACTTTCTTGCCCAACGTCTGGTTAAAAAACAGAGTCTGCTGATCCTTGAAACCACGCCCGATCAACCGGTGGAGCCGGTATGGCAACTTTACGATTGCCTGCCGACGGGCCAGCTGCACGTCGCCTTTGCTAAAACGCTGTCCACGGCCGATGAGGGTAAGTATCAGTGGGTGCAAAAGCTGTATAAAGCACGCCTGAGTCAGCACGGGGTCGCCAAGACCTACACCGCCATGACCCAAGTGATGGCAGATAATATTAAAAATTTTATCGGCAAGTAA